In the genome of Telluria mixta, the window GCGAGCAGGGACTGGCCTGGCTGCGCGATGCTGCCGATCCGCCGTGCCTCGTGTTGCTGGACCTGAACATGCCGGTCATGAACGGCATCGAATTCCTGGAGCAGGTCAAACGCGACGAGCAACTGCGCCGGATCCCGATGGTGGTGCTGACCACGTCGGAGGAAATGGAAGACAAGGTAAGGAGCTTCGACCTCGGCATTGCCGGGTACATGGCCAAGTCGCTGGATTACCGGCGCTTCGTCGAGGCCATGCGTTCCATCGACGCGTACTGGACCACCAGCGAGCAGCCCTGACATGAACACCATCCTTGTTCTGATCGTCGAGGACGATGTCGTCGACCGCATGGCCTGCCGCCGGCGGCTGGACGACGCCTCTGCCGGCCGGTTCCGGCTCATCGAGGCGGACGAGGCCGAGCGCGGATTGATACTCGCGCGCGAGTGCCGCCCGGACTGCATCCTGCTCGACTACCGGCTGCCGGACCTGACCGGGCTCGACTTCCTCGCGCGCCTCGGCGCCGATCCGGACGCCGCGGTGCGGGCGATCCCGGTCCTGATGCTGACCGGCGCCGACAGCGCGGCCGTCGCCATGGAAGCGATGCGTCGCGGCGCCCGCGACTTCCTCGTCAAGGATGCCGAGGGGCGCTACCTCGAGCTGGTGCCGGCGGCGATCGAACGCCTGCAGCGCGAGCAGCGCTTGCTGAAAGAGAAACGCCAGGCCGAAGCGAGGTTCCGTACCCTCGTCGAGCAGATCCAGGCGATCACCTACGTCGTGGCCCCTGGACGGGCCGACCAGCTGCACTACGTCAGTCCGCAGATCGGCGTCCTCGGGTACACGCCGGAAGAATGGCTGGGCGATCCCGGCCTGTATGCCGACCGGATGCTGCCGGACGAGAAGGACAAGGTGTTCGCCGACGTGCTGCGCTGCCGGGAGGGCGGACTGCCGCTGCGCCTCGAATACCGGCTGCGCGCACGCACGGGCGAAGTACTGTGGTTCCGCGACCAGGCCGACGTCGTGCACGACGAGTCGGGCCGGCCGTTGTTCATGCAGGGGACGCTGATCGACATCACGGCGAGCAAGGCCGCCGAACTGAAGCTGACGCAGGCCCGCGACGAGCTGCGCCACCTCGCCGCCTACCAGGAAAAGATCAGGGAGGACGAGCGCCGCCGGATCGCCCGCGAAGTGCACGACGAGCTGGGCGGGCTGCTAACCGGGATCATGGCGTACGTCTCGGTGATAGGAGAACGTGCGGCGCTGGCGGGGCACGCCCCGGATCCGTTGCTGGAGGAAACGGCCGGTCTGGCGCAGGACGCGATCGATACGGTGCGACGGGTGATTGCCGACCTGCGACCGAGCGTGCTGGACCAGCTCGGCATCTGGACCGCGCTCGAATGGTACGCGGCGCAGGTGGCCAGGCGCTCCAGCCTTGCCTGCTGTTGCGACATCGATCCCGGCGCCGCGGCCCTGGACATCGATCCGGACCGCGGCATCATGCTGTTCCGGATCGTGCAGGAGGCCATGACGAACATCCAGCGGCACGCCCAGGCCCGTGAAGCCTGGCTGCGCGTGCGTTTGGCCGACGGGCAGCTCGAGGTCGCGATCGAGGACGACGGCTGCGGCATGCCGGGGCCGGCCGGGCCGGAGCCGGACGATCACTGGGGCATCCTGGGCATGCGGGAGCGCGCGCGCAGCCTGGGCGGCGAGCTGACGGTCGCGCGGCGCGCCGGCGGCGGCACCGTCGTCGCACTCCAGGTGCCGGTCGAGGCGCGCCATGCGGCCTGAACCCGTCCGCGTCCTCCTCGTCGACGATCATGCCATCGCCCGCAACGGCGTACGCCTGATGCTCGGCACGGCGGGGGACATCGAGGTGGCGGGCGAAGCCGCCGATGCGCAGCAGGCGCTCGACCTTGTCCGTGACGCCGCATTCGACGTGGCGCTGCTCGATATCGCCATGCCGGGCACGAGCGGTCTCGACCTGCTGCGCCAGCTGCGCGGCCTGCGTCCGGACATGGCGGTGCTGATCCTGAGCACGTACGCGGAAGAGATCTATGCCGTGCGCGCGCTGAAGCAGGGTGCGGCGGGTTATCTGACCAAGGACGTGCCGACGCCGGTGCTCGTCGATGCCGTCCGGCGTGCAGCCGCGGGCCGCAAGTACGTCAGCCCCGCCCTGGTCGAGAAACTGGCCGCGCTCGTCAGCGGCGACGATACCTGCGCGGGGCACGACGCTCTGTCAAACCGGGAACTGGAAGTGTTCAAGCTGATCGCGCGTGGCGAACCCCTGGTGCAGATCGGCGAACGCCTGCATCTCAGTCCGAACACGGTTACCACCTATCGGTCCCGCATCCTCGACAAGATGGGCATGTCCAGCAACGCCGAGCTGACCCGGTACGCGCTGGAGCATGGCCTGATCTGACGGGCGCCGCGGTCCGGCATAGGGGAACCCCTACATCGCGCGTCGGGCGTACTTGACCGGAACTTGACGGCATGCGCGCTGCCGGCCGTCGCGGCGCCGTCCGATACTGCTTGCATCGATGGCAACGACAGGCAAGGAGAGGGCGATGACCACGCAGACCTACGAGATCGTCCCGGCGGGGAGGCAAAGCGCCACTGAAGCGCCAGGCGCCAGGTGCGGACGCTGCGCCTACCGCACATTGTGCCTGCCCCCGGGACTGGGCGAACGCGACCTGGCCCGGCTGGAAAGCGTGATCGGATGCCGCCGCAGGCTGGCGCG includes:
- a CDS encoding response regulator yields the protein MKTPAQPILLLEDDHVDVLTTRRALKEIHVDNPLVVCENGEQGLAWLRDAADPPCLVLLDLNMPVMNGIEFLEQVKRDEQLRRIPMVVLTTSEEMEDKVRSFDLGIAGYMAKSLDYRRFVEAMRSIDAYWTTSEQP
- a CDS encoding hybrid sensor histidine kinase/response regulator, which encodes MNTILVLIVEDDVVDRMACRRRLDDASAGRFRLIEADEAERGLILARECRPDCILLDYRLPDLTGLDFLARLGADPDAAVRAIPVLMLTGADSAAVAMEAMRRGARDFLVKDAEGRYLELVPAAIERLQREQRLLKEKRQAEARFRTLVEQIQAITYVVAPGRADQLHYVSPQIGVLGYTPEEWLGDPGLYADRMLPDEKDKVFADVLRCREGGLPLRLEYRLRARTGEVLWFRDQADVVHDESGRPLFMQGTLIDITASKAAELKLTQARDELRHLAAYQEKIREDERRRIAREVHDELGGLLTGIMAYVSVIGERAALAGHAPDPLLEETAGLAQDAIDTVRRVIADLRPSVLDQLGIWTALEWYAAQVARRSSLACCCDIDPGAAALDIDPDRGIMLFRIVQEAMTNIQRHAQAREAWLRVRLADGQLEVAIEDDGCGMPGPAGPEPDDHWGILGMRERARSLGGELTVARRAGGGTVVALQVPVEARHAA
- a CDS encoding response regulator, yielding MRPEPVRVLLVDDHAIARNGVRLMLGTAGDIEVAGEAADAQQALDLVRDAAFDVALLDIAMPGTSGLDLLRQLRGLRPDMAVLILSTYAEEIYAVRALKQGAAGYLTKDVPTPVLVDAVRRAAAGRKYVSPALVEKLAALVSGDDTCAGHDALSNRELEVFKLIARGEPLVQIGERLHLSPNTVTTYRSRILDKMGMSSNAELTRYALEHGLI